From Cytophagales bacterium:
TGTATTGAAATTTCGGAAAACTCCATGGGGAAAATTTTCATTAGAATATAAGCACGATAGGATCCGTTTACCGACTCCGCCTGACACAAATGTTAATATAAAAGCTGATATAATTTTAATTGTTCCTAAAATTGAGCTGACTTTCACTAAAAATATTTTCTTTACAACCTTTATCCAATACAATACACAATCTGAAAATATCAATATCAACAGCCGCTTGCAGTGGCGTTTTAAGCCCGTTTCGGATCTATTCATTGTTTATACCGAGAATTATGACCCTATACTGAGTGTAAAGAACAGGGCGTTGGTGGTAAAGCTGACTTATTGGTTGAACTTGTGAAACAAACGCATAGAGAAAAGTCGGCAATCTGCAGTCCCCAGTCGGCAAAAAACAATTGCCGACTGCTCCCGAGTACTCGGGATGGACTGCCGACTGCCGGCTGTGGACTAGTGTTTCTCGTGCGCTTTGCCTCTTTAATGTTTTTTAAAAATGAACAGAATTCTTATTCCGGTTTTTTTTATTTGTAATTTGCTTTTCTGGCCAGAGAGCAACGTTGATAAGATAAATGGTGTTAATTTCGTAGCCCCGGTAAAAATAGTAGGGAATGAATGTATGCTTCCCCTGGCAAAAATTAATGCCAATTGGGTGGCTATAACGCCTTATGCCTATGCTGGGAACAATAAACCTGAGATACAATTTAATTCCGATTGGCAATGGTGGGGTGAAACAAAAGAAGGTGCCAAGGCAACCATTCAATATGCTAAAAAGCATAAACTGAAAATAATGTTAAAACCACACGTATGGGTATTTAAGCAGGGCTGGGCAGGCGATTTTATTCTTCATGACGAAAATGAATGGAGGATTTGGGAACATAGCTATGAAAAATACATAATCTATTATGCATATTTAGCTCAATCAATGGGTGTAGAAATGTTATCAATCGGAACTGAATATAAACGTGCTGTGCAAAAAAGGCAGGAATTCTGGAAAGAGTTGATCATAAAAATAAAGAAAATTTATCATGGCAAGCTCACTTATGCTGCTAACTGGGATAATTTTCAAAACATAACCTTTTGGGATCAATTGGATTACATTGGCATTGACGCATATTTCCCGCTTTCAGATAATAATACGCCAACCGCTAAGGAATTAATGCTGGCGTGGAAACCCTATTTTAATTCCATAAAATCGTTCCAGGCCACTATTAATAAGCCTGTGCTTTTTACTGAATATGGTTACAGAAGCATTGACAGAGCACCCGGGAAACAATGGGAACTGGCAGAAAATCACCGGGACTTCACCGGTCCGGCTAATTTTAATGCCCAATATAATGCATACGATGCTTTGTATCAAACATTTTGGAATGAGCCCTGGTTTTCCGGAGGATTTATTTGGAAATGGTATGATAATCACACAAAAGCAGGAGGAGCTAGTAATACTGACTATACTCCACAGAATAAACCTGTTACTGAATTGATAAAAAAATGGTATCGCAAAAAATAAAAAATTAGTATATTAGCATTTTATTAGTATCGTAAATAATTCATGTCTGCATTAAAACTATCACGTATTGGCGCTATCTTTTATGTGCTTTGGGGTATTTTACATATATTTCTCGGGGGTTTGGTATTATACATTTACTTCACTTTAGGCACTCCAGGTATGCTCTCTTTTTTTGGATTGAAAGATGCTGAGCAATTGCCAGCCGAAGCAAGCAAAATAACCGGTTCTTTAGGCGCTCAGCACGCAGCTAACCTTGCTATTTTTGGCACTGTCGCCATCATTATTGCTTTGGCAGGGATTTGGAAAAATAGTCCTGTTGCTTTCTGGATGAATTTGATAATGGTAGGGTTTGCTGATGTAGCCTTTATTTTTGCTTTTTTTATTCCGGGATACATAAAAGGTGTAGAAGGGATTATCGGGCCGTTGCTCTTTGTTTTAGCCGCCTTGTTTAGCGGTGCCGGATTGCTGACAAAGGCTAAAAAATCGACTGTTGACAGGACGCAGTAGGCAATTGCCTGTTACTCCTGTACATAATTTATTTTTATCAGAATAAAAATATTGTTGCTTTTAAATATATAAATTATGTGTGGGACTAATTGTCAATTTCTTTTTCTATCTTTGTGATGTTATTTTAAACAACTATTTAATTAAAAAATAAATTATGGATGACTCAGTATACAAAATCATCGAACTCGTAGGTACCAGCGAAAAAAGCTGGGAAGATGCAACCAACAATGCTGTGAGTCAGGCAGCAAAAACCCTTCGCGGTTTGAGGATCGCGGAAATAGTAGAACAGGATGCAACCATTAAGGATGGAAAGATCACTGCTTTTCGTTCAAAAGTGAAGCTAAGCTTTAAGTTTGGAGGAAGCTAATTCAAGTTGATCCCGAGTACTCGGGAGAAATCCCGCCTGCCCCCCGAGTTAATCGGGGGTGATGATAATCGGGGCGGGTTCACCTTTCTGTCATTCATCGTCAGACCACTAAGTCTGGGATTTGGGTTGGAAAGTGGTCAGACGAGTAGGATTTCTCAATGTCAATATTCGTCTGGCGTCTTTCTTTCCCTATTTCTATCCCTTAGCCGCCTGACGAGCGCTTATTTTTTCTTTAACTTTTAGTTAACAATTTATTCGTTTTATTCGTAGTATAGCAACTGAAACAAAGCTATCAGTCCTATATTTTATAACCGTTGTTACCTGCCGTTTTTATTCTCTCTTTTACTCTTATTACTTCATCAAGTAGGCCCGCGATATCGTTAATATTGTTGTCTCCTGTGTCCTTTAACATTTCTTCTGTAAATTTAAATGTTCCTCCTACCGGAATACTGTCTGACCATTCTTTCCATTTACCTGCTGTTGCAAGATTTACTATTAAACTATTTAAGTTTTCTTCAATGTCCTCCAACTTTTCAATGGCATTAGTTAACATTGAACGATATTGTTCCGTTGATTTATAGTCAGTTGTTATTTTTATTACTTTGCCCATTGTCTTTTAATATTCCAAGTTATACAATTTAATATCCCCTAAACAATTATTTATAAGAATATCAAGCGAATTATATCCTAAATACCAAAGTCCAACTGCAGTCTTTAATGTGTCTATGCCGTGCTTTTCACACATGTTGATAAAATAATCTTTTATATCTTCGTCTTTGTCACTTTGACAACCTAATTGATCCGCCACTTGTTTCACCCAAGTATCAACAGGAAAAGCTTTTCTTAAATCAGATTTATCAGGTTTTTTAATTTTTAATCCTGAATTTATTAAATAAATATCTCTAATAATAAATGTTGCAATTTTATCAGAAATCGCTCTAAAATTTTCTCCTTTTAGTTCTTTATATACTTTATCAATTCCCTCTGGTTGATTGAGATTATTTCTAATGTATTTGTATATATTTTTTTGTTTTCCATTATTTAAAGAAATAAACTTTAAAACATCTAAAACCATCATTACATCTTCGTCATTACCTAAGAAAATTTTCTTCTTGTAGCTTACTTTTTTCCACACCATCTTAATTTCTTTTCTGCTGATTAAGAGGTTTATAATTGGGTTCTTTGCTGATACTTCCTTTTTAAAAATTTCCTGATAATTCTTACTAAGGGAGTTTCCTCTTGTGATGTTATGATCTTGTTTAAATTTCAGGATATCTTGTTTTTCAAAATATTTTTTTTGCTCTTTGAGTTTATCATATGATTGCTGCAATGTTTTTTCAGAAATAGAATAATAATCTTCTAATTTTCTAATGGTAAATTGAAGGTACTCACTTGATAGCTTATCCCTTCGTCCCCTCATAAATGATCTACCAAAGAAGAAGTTCAATGCCTCCCACCAGTTGCTTTTTAATTTTTTTTCATATTTTTTTCCATTTGTATCACTTAGATGTTCTTTAATGTATTTGTTTCCTAGGTACTCTATGTTTCTCAATATTTTAATTTCTTTTTCCATGTGTAGTAATTCATTTAATCTTTTAAGAATTTGATTGACTAAGGGATCTTGTGGTGTATATCGTAACATACCTCGTAAAAATTCCTCCAACTTTGTCTTGCTCCAATTCGAAAGGTCAATATCAGGAAGATTATCCTCTGGTGTTGCTTCTATTACTGGTCTCATTACTATAATTACTTTAGTTCATACTAATTCCTAAATTACAATATATTCGATAACTCCGCCATAAATTCAAAGCTAATA
This genomic window contains:
- a CDS encoding dodecin domain-containing protein — protein: MDDSVYKIIELVGTSEKSWEDATNNAVSQAAKTLRGLRIAEIVEQDATIKDGKITAFRSKVKLSFKFGGS